Proteins from a genomic interval of Ictalurus furcatus strain D&B chromosome 2, Billie_1.0, whole genome shotgun sequence:
- the LOC128617572 gene encoding medium-chain acyl-CoA ligase ACSF2, mitochondrial-like, whose amino-acid sequence MLGIWGPNTYEWILFQFATAKAGIIMVHCNAVVCPTQSKSQRFYDMLRQICPELNTAVSGSIRSASLPDLRNVIVTDGTESGMLNVDDVMQAAESRHHQQLDRLERILSPEDPINIQFTSGTTGNPKGVTLSHHNIVNNAYFSGLRMGYNWRAKVVDSLSGQLLPLGQPGELLIRGYCVMQGYWDEPDRTQESISEDGWYKTGDIASLDQYGYCRIEGRMKDVINRGGEKIFPAEVEQFLHKHPKVKDVQVVGVKDDRLGEQVCACIKVAEGQHCTVEEIKAYCKDQISYFKIPHYVMFIESYPLTASGKIQKNKLRAEMENSLGL is encoded by the exons ATGCTAGGCATTTGGGGACCAAATACTTATGAATGGATCTTGTTCCAGTTTGCCACAGCAAAGGCTGGAATCATCATG GTGCACTGTAATGCAGTGGTGTGTCCTACTCAGTCCAAGAGTCAGAGGTTCTATGATATGCTGAGACAGATCTGCCCAGAACTCAACACTGCAGTGTCTGGTAGTATTAGGAGTGCCAG CTTGCCAGATCTGCGTAATGTGATTGTGACAGACGGAACGGAGTCTGGTATGTTGAACGTGGACGATGTGATGCAAGCAGCAGAGAGTCGGCACCACCAGCAGCTGGACAGATTAGAGAGGATCCTAAGCCCTGAAGACCCCATTAACATTCAGTTTACATCG GGTACAACAGGGAACCCAAAAGGTGTCACCCTGTCCCATCACAACATTGTGAACAATGCGTATTTCAGCGGGCTGCGCATGGGCTACAACTGGAGA GCTAAGGTAGTGGATTCATTGTCTGGGCAACTGCTTCCTCTGGGACAACCTGGAGAGCTGCTCATTCGAGGTTACTGCGTCATGCAGGGCTACTGGGACGAGCCTGACAGAACACAGGAGAGCATCTCAGAGGACGGCTGGTACAAGACGGG TGATATTGCCAGCCTCGATCAATATGGCTACTGTCGTATCGAGGGACGCATGAAGGATGTTATTAACCGTGGTGGGGAAAAGATCTTCCCTGCTGAGGTTGAACAGTTTTTACACAAACATCCGAAAGTGAAAGATGTTCAA GTGGTCGGTGTGAAAGACGATAGGCTGGGAGAGCAGGTTTGTGCCTGCATTAAGGTAGCAGAAGGTCAGCACTGTACTGTGGAGGAGATCAAGGCTTACTGCAAAGACCAG ATCTCCTACTTCAAAATCCCACATTATGTGATGTTCATTGAGAGTTATCCACTTACTGCCTCAGGGAAA ATCCAGAAAAATAAACTGCGTGCAGAAATGGAGAACAGCCTCGGACTGTGA